One Aegilops tauschii subsp. strangulata cultivar AL8/78 chromosome 2, Aet v6.0, whole genome shotgun sequence genomic window, GTATCATCAGCACAAGTTGCTGTAGTGGCATCAAACCAAAATAAAGCATCAGCAGTAGTTACTGGAGTGACATCAAACCAAAAGATAGCATTCCACATTGTAGTAGGTGCACATTGTAGCATCAGCAGAAGTTTGCATCACCTTCTGCCACCTCTACTAGCATTGAACCAGGCCATCCATCCAGTGTGTGTGCCATCAGTTGGTGGAGGAGGAGCACTAGAAGTTGAGGCACCATACTGCCTTGGGGCAGAGAAAGGCCTTGAAGAATGAGCACCTCTCCTAGCAGAAGATTGAGCACTAGAAGATGCTCTTCCAGATCCTCTTCCACCACCAGCCCTTCTTCCAGCACCTCTGCCAGCACCACTTCCACCACCTCTACCAGCAGCACTTCCAGTTCTTCCAGCTGTTGGTGTTGGTGTAGGAGCTCTATTTGTTGGTGCAGGAGCTCTAGTTGTTGGTGCAGAAGCTCTAGGTGTTGTTGAAGCAGCTCTAGGTGTTGCTGCAGGAGCTGTAGGAGCAACACCTCTTCTTTGTGAATTCCTTGCAGCAGGCTTGGAAAACAATTCAAAGGAAACACACTTAATAATACTACAAGTAAGAAATGTACAAGGGACAAAGGTAATTTACAGAAACATCAAAGTGAAGAACTAGTTCAAAGGGCTTACCACATGTTTGTTCTTTCTTAAGGCCAACTCAGGTTTCAACTGTTTAAGGCAGCTTGTGTATTTATGCCCTTGTAATCCACAATTGCTACAAGTTATTGTCCCCATTCTTGAGGTGGACTTTGGCTTTGGAACTTCAAATTTTCCCTTTATcctcttctctttctttcttccttTCTTGACTTTAAATGCTGGAGGTTCTATGTCTGGATCTGGGGTCTTTGTCCAGTCATGCTCACCAGGGACAGGATATATCATTGGTTCATATGCTGCCAAGTAATATGGTTTCTTGAAAAAATTGCTTACAAAGTCCTCTGGAAACCTTTTTGCCTTGTTAATTGCTGAGATGTCATGGTTACATGGGACTCCACTGAGGTCCCACTTTCTGCAACCACAGGTTTCAAGTTCCAAATTGACAGCATGTGTTTGCTCCCCACTAGTTACTTGCCACAAGTTAACACCTGCTTGAATGGGTTTGCAGTACTTGGCCCTTTCCTTCTCAATCTCCAACTTCTCACTGTAATGTGGTGTGATCTCCCATCTAGCTTCCTTTCCACTCTCTCTATTCCTGTGCCACCTAACCATCTGCTTATCCTTTATGCCATCACACATAGTTCTTATTGGTTTTTTCCTATGATCTAGGATGTACTTGTTAAACACCTCAGACAAATTGTTGACAACCAAGTCAGTCTTGCAATTTGTATCAAATGCATGCCTAGCCCAGGTTTTCTTGGGTATTGCACTAAGCCACTGCCAAGCTTCCTCACTCTCAGCTTTGAGATCATCCATTGCTATATTAAATTTGTGTTCATTATATGCATAACTGGCATTATCCATGCACTTCTTAAGGTCTTCCCCCCTAAAGCCAGCATTTTGAAGTTTGCATATATGTGTCTTAAGCAGAATCTTTGATGATTGTTAGGAAAAACTCTATCAACTGCAAACAGTAGCCCCTGGTGCACACAATTTAAACAGCTAAGCTACTGTCTAATACACATGTAAACACATATTTAGCAGGCAATGCAAGGTGGATAGACATACCTTCTGTCAGTCAGACATTATAGTATATGGACCATACTGTCCAACTTCTCCTCCAAGACAAATTTTCAGTTGGTGTAGAAACCGGCACCAGTTTGCTTTGTCCTCTTGTCCAACAATGCCAAATGCCGGTGGGTATATGTTGTTATTGCCATCTCTACCAGTGGCAGCCAGGATTTGTGCACCAGTGGTTAGCTTGATAAAACATCCATCAATACCTAAAACATGAAGTAAACATAACATGTTAAATGCAGTTATATGTGCAAGCTATTGAAACTAACAACATCAAAGTAGTGTACAAGCTAAAATAAACTAACCAATGAATGGTCTACACCCCTGTAGAAAtccctcccttgctccattgATGCAGTAAAACATGGCATGGAATCTGGGTCCTGGATGTGGGATTTTTTCAGTGGCTCTTAGAGTTACAGTGCTGACTACAACTCTACTCCCAGGGTTTGTATCCATGATAGTCTGAGCATAGTCTCTCAGCCTTGGGTATTGCTTCTTATGATCTCCCAACACAGCCTCATCAGCTAGGTTTTTTGCCCTATATGCCATAGCCTTGGGCACATCCACACCATACTTTTCCATGCAGGCATCAATAAGTGTATGTATGCTAGTAGTGACATCAGATCTGAATAGTGGCTCATATTGCTTTGCAAGCCACTTGGCACTTACCCTGGTTGTTTCAGTAGAACTAGGGCAAGTGTGTTGTAATCTCATCTTCTTAATTGCAAAAGTGTTTTCCCCTTTTATAACAGCTGCCACAATGCAGAACTTGCATTGTGAATTCTTGCAATGCACAATGATCCTCTTATCTGAGTTCCTGTGATACTTGAAGTCTCTGCACTGAGTGATGTGCAAGCTCAACaaagcatctctgaattgatGTTGATCTATGAAACACATCTGCAGTTGTAGTTGTTGGTGTGGTTGTTCCAAATCCTCATTGTACCATACTCTAGGTGGCCTCTTCTTTGCCCTGCTCTTCCTTCCTTGAGGTAGCACAAATGCTAGTGGCTGAAACCCATCATCTTCACTGTCCTTCAGTAAACTATTATCTTCTTCATCTGATGATGGTTTCCAATCAGGTTGCACTTCTTCTAAAACACTGGAATGTGACCTTGTTGTTGGTCCCCTCCTTACTTGCagcttctgcttcttctttgtTGGCACCGATATTTTTTCTTCCTCTTCTGGAACAATAGGTCATCATCCTCCAAATCAAATAATTCCTCTACCTCTGTGTCACCCTCATAATGCACTTGTTCTTCCTCCTCTGTTTCTTCTTCTGATTCTTcatcctctgtttcttcctcaTGTTGTTCTTCTACTTCTTCCTCTCTCTGTCTGTTTCCCTCTTCCATCTCCATGTCTTCAGCATCATTAATTTCCTCATTATAGTTAGGCCTTAAATCCCCAATATAATAAGGGTTAGTGTCACTTTCATATTGCCCTTCAGATGAAGATGCATAACTGCCATCATAGccatcttgttcttcttccacAACTTCTTTTAACTTTGGATTTAGAACACTCCTGCTCTCTTGTGTTAAAACAGCAGGGCCTACAACTGCAATAGAGCAGCTACTCTGACCTTCATAAGCTACACCTTGCTGATCAACAGCATACACAGGAGGATCAGCTAGATCATAAACCACAGGCTTAGAATAAACAATTGCATCTAATTTTTGCTTCTCTACAAAACCCTTTTGTGCTAAACTGACAACTGGTGGACAAGCCCTAAATAGCAAATTAAGCACCAAACTCTCCTCATTCTGCCTCTTGGTCAACTGTAGTTTAACATTACTATCAACCAATTCCAAACCCTGCTCTCCTGGGGTCTCCAATAAAACAGCAGTGAATTATCAATACTAAAGCCTTGTGTTTCCATCAATGCAACCATATTCAGATATGTCACATCTGAACAACTTAACTTCCTCTCTAACAGATCATTATTGTCAAAATGGATCCTAACATTCCATATGTCTTCATATAAACTACAATTCACATGCAATTTGCCTAATCAGTACACTATAACCCTAATTAGCAAATAAatgagaagaaaaaaaaaagacaGAAACAAAAACTTACAGGACGCCGCCGAGCCCGTGGGTCATCGTGGCTATTGCTAGGGTTCGTCACCCATTGTTGTGCCAGCCGTACCCGCTGCTCCATGGACAGTGCGGGCTCCATGAACTCGTCGTCGTCGCTGGAATACTCAGAGCTCGAGtagccgtcgccgccctcgattGGAGATCTCCCCTCGATTCCTTCTGCCGCGCCGCTGCCGAAGAGGGGAATGTTtgcgccgccgccatcgccgttgccgccaccgccgctgccgccaccaccgcccggggtcgccgccgccatcgccgtagAGACGCGCGAGGGAGCTAGGGTTCGTCGACGAACAGGGGAAGAGAAGAAAGGAGAGGGAGAGACAGAGCACGGGCCGGTCCGGTTCGAGCCGGACCGCACGTATCGAGCGAGCGGGCCGGTGCCGATTCGCCAGCGTGGTAGCTGACACGCGGGCCCGGGCGGTCAGTTCCAGCGTCAATACGTAGGAATACAAAGATTAGCTCGATTTGCAACGGTTCGACCCAAACGTGGTACTGACAcgtaaaaatttcaaaaaatggtACCAATTCGCCACCACCACCCTAAATGTGGTACTATCGTGTAATTATATCAGACACGGGAtgtgctagagatgctctaagcgTCTATGGTATTTACTTGGTGAGTTTTCTCTCTGTGTGATATACCAAAGTCTACACTGGAAATCATTCAATAAAGGAAAAAATTGGGTGGAACCAGAGACCTTTctttaaaaaaaaggaaaattTGCTTCAAAATTCAATTGTAATCATGTCAAATGCAGGACCGAAAATTctagaagaagaataagaatagCAAAAGCACGAGAACACCACGGCTAGCGCGAATACCAACCCCCTGGCTCGGAATCATCTGCGGCATGGCGCACTCCTCGCCGTTGAAGAAGACCTTGGTCGGGAACCCGTCGCCGCCAACCACGTCGACATCGCCGGGGCCATTCTTTTTGGTGAAGGAGAGCACGGACTGCTGCTTCCCGGGCACGGGGTAGTCCACGCCGCTCACGTTGCTCTCCCTCAGCAGGAGCTCGAAGCCTTCCCTGCCGCGCATGAAGATGGCGCCGTCCCCGACGGCGGTGGCGTTGAACGAGTAGGCCTGCTCGAACCCGCCGTACACCTTGTCGTCCATGACGACGGTGGCGAACCAGTCGCGCATGTCCGCGCCCTCCTCCCAGTTGAACAGCGTCACCCGCGCGCTCCACCCGCCAGCCGCGTCCGTGGCGACGTGCCAGTTCACGCTCACCCCGCAGCTGTCGCCGCACGGCGTCGGGTTCGGCGGCGCGCCCAGCTCCTCGTCGTGATACCACTTGAGCGTCTCCTTGGCCCGCCACTCGAACGGCATCAGCAGCGCGTGCGGCGGCAGGAGCAGCGCCGGCGCCGTCGTGCTGCAGGTCGTCGTAGGCGCCGCCGGGGTGGAGGCGGGGCAGCCGCACGCGCAGGTGCTGCAGGGGATCACCGACTCGTTGTAGAAGGCGGAGAAGGACACGCAGCACTGCGGCGGCTTGGACGGTTTGGAGTCGTCGACGGTCATGTTGCACACCGCCTGCCACGTCGAGACGGCGAGCGTCGTGGAGACGAGCCCGCTCGGGTCCGGGAACTCCGTGGGGCTCACCAGCGCCGGCTGCCCGCACGCGTACGCCTGGTTGAGCGGCGACGCGCCGGAGATCCTGAAGTTGGCCGGGGCGTGCGGCCTGGCCGTCCGGTTGAGGTCCGGCGGCATCTTGTACACCTCCATCTGGAACGCCGACCTGGACTGCGCCTCGTCCATGGTCTTGGGCAGGATGGTGCCGTTCCTGCAGCAGTGCTCGATCTGACCGAGGGACTTGTCGTTGCGCCGCGACGGCGGCAGGTCGTGCACCACCGGCCGGCGCTCGCAGTTGAGCACCTTGGAGAAGTCGAGGTCCTTGTAGTACTGCCCCTGCGGGCCGTAGAGGCAGCCTCTCGTGTCCACCTCCCGCGGGTACGCGCCTCTCATGGAGTTGACGAACTCGCCGCGCCGCCACTCCCACGACAGCTCCCACCCGTCGAGCCGGCCCATCGCCGCGTTGTTCTCGAGCGTCACCAGCGCCAGATACGTGGTCTCGTGCGCCTGGAGCACGTCGTAGGTGATGACGAGGTCGCCGGTGACGCGCGGGAGGTAGGTGTTCCCGGCCGCCGGCGGCACGGCCGAGGGCTGGTCTGGCGCAATCAGCACGCAGCACGCGGAGAGGACACTC contains:
- the LOC109763876 gene encoding COBRA-like protein 7 is translated as MEVMHARLALVFLLFVALAAAQPLPAPAPADVGCNGVFLTYAPEAHQRIRPFVDPAAAAAGRQPYSFRASATVLNNGVRTLPSWALLVAFAHGEILVSLDGAVLTFGDDLPYNTTAAGGGATSLSGNPQTDLLTPIATAGDLTRIQATVKLVGTLFAGPEPVVTLPSAISLADPAYSCLPVATAPSVLSACCVLIAPDQPSAVPPAAGNTYLPRVTGDLVITYDVLQAHETTYLALVTLENNAAMGRLDGWELSWEWRRGEFVNSMRGAYPREVDTRGCLYGPQGQYYKDLDFSKVLNCERRPVVHDLPPSRRNDKSLGQIEHCCRNGTILPKTMDEAQSRSAFQMEVYKMPPDLNRTARPHAPANFRISGASPLNQAYACGQPALVSPTEFPDPSGLVSTTLAVSTWQAVCNMTVDDSKPSKPPQCCVSFSAFYNESVIPCSTCACGCPASTPAAPTTTCSTTAPALLLPPHALLMPFEWRAKETLKWYHDEELGAPPNPTPCGDSCGVSVNWHVATDAAGGWSARVTLFNWEEGADMRDWFATVVMDDKVYGGFEQAYSFNATAVGDGAIFMRGREGFELLLRESNVSGVDYPVPGKQQSVLSFTKKNGPGDVDVVGGDGFPTKVFFNGEECAMPQMIPSQGVGIRASRGVLVLLLFLFFF